The DNA window CATCTGCCGCGTCATCCAGAGTCGGAGACTTCCGACGGGGCGACATCCGGGGCCGCCGCGTACACGAACGGCCGGGAGCACCGCGAGAATGCGCACGCATCCGCCGAGACCGACCCCGGCGAGTAGGGACGGCCCATCCATTCATATCATAGCTCCCCCCGATCCCAGGTCGTGAAATGGTCTGTAGCGCCAATGGACGCCAACGGCGCTAGGGAAGCCGTTTCAGGCAGCGCAGAACGGAGCGCGGTCTCCCCGACGAAGGGCTCCTTTCGGCACCCGACGCCTATCTCAGGGCATGGCGTTACAGTCGGATCGTATAGGTGAGCTTGGCGGCCGTCTCGGCACTCCGTGGAGAGAGGTGCCCGTCAATGGAGCGCCAGTTGTGGGTGTAGACGAGATAGAGGTCGCTTCCGGGCTCCAGAATCCACCGGAGGCGAGCAAAGAGGCCGAGGCGGTCGCTCAGGTTGTCGTATTGCAGCTGGGAGGTGATGGCGAGGTTGGGCGTCAGGTCCACGTTGCCCTCGAAGCGCAGGAGGTGCGTTCGAAAGTCGCCCTCCGCTAGGTTGACCCGGCGGTGTGCCCAGTTGACGCTGGCATTGAGGCCGGGGAGGGGGCGTACGGTGGTCCCGAGGGACAGCCGGGTGCGCGTGCCGGACCAGAAGCCGCCGTAGCCGAACTCGGCCTCGCCCGACACGGTGCGGTACGCCGCCGTTTCGGCCTCCGTTTCCATTCCCCACGTTGGGTAAGTTCCGGTCGGAAGAAGGATGCTGCCGTCTCGCAGAATGTCGAACGACTCGTTGAGGCGCTCGAAGTTGCGTTCAACCTCCACCTCTACCCGATCTCCGGTTGTGAAGAACAGCTCCAACGGCGTCAGGGTGAAGTTGACCGTCTGCGGCTCCAGGGCAAGATCCGTCAAGTACTCGAAGTCGGCGACGAACTGAATTTCACGGACGACGGCGTTGGTTTCGAATACCGGGTTGTATCCGATAGTGGGCTGGAGACGGCGAAAGCTTCGGCGACGGACGAATCCCACTGCGGGGTCGTACGCATTGCCGAATTCCCGGTACGACATATGGCCAAACCACGGCTGGTTCGGGTAATTGAGGCGGAGCCCGCGGGTAGTGCGATGGCCCCAACTCGACGTGTCGGATTTCAGCGGAGCGTTGTGCCAGACGAAGAAGGCCTGGAACTGGAAGTTCTGATTGCCGAACAGCGAGGAGGTGCTGAGCTCCATGTCCGCCCCCAGCGTGTGCCGGTTGTCGAGGCGCGCGAACCGTTCCCCTTCCGCTTCAGTGGCCCGGCGCGTATAGAGCACGCCCACCTGACTTTCACTGCCGACGTTGCGCACGGCCCGTGCCACGGTGAAGTCTTCACGGGGCCACGAGGTGGTGTCCGACACGACATTGTCCGTCGACCGGGTTCGCACTTGAAAAAGCCCGACGTTGTAGCGCCCCATCCGCCCGTTCATCCGCGCCCCGGCGAGGATAGGAACGGGACTTCCGTCCACGAGTCCGATCCGCCGGCTGAAAAAGGGATACTGCGCGCTGCGCGGGGCAAAGTCGAATACGCTGGAGCCCTCCAGGAAGAAGTCTCGCTTTTCGGGGAAGCGGAGCGGAAACCGAGTCAGGTTAACCCGTCGCTGATCCACTTCCACCTCGGCAAAGTCGGTGTTGACGGTGAGGGCCGTCCGGAGGCTGGGCGTAAACGCGTAGGAGAGGTCGCCCCCGACATCGGCCGTCCCGTCGGTGGATCGGCCCGAGTCGGTCCACGAACGGCTTCCCTTCGCGAGCCCGAAGGGGGTTACGTCGAGCCCGACTCCCGATGATTCCGCTCCGACGTTGCGGAGCGTGCCCATGTGTTGGGGCCGGAAGATGCCTTCGTCGCGTTCGTGCCCGGCCCACAGAATTTCTTCGTTCTCGACCCGGAGCGTGCGCTGCACGTTGAACCCCCAGGTGGTCTGCGTTGGGTCGAATTGAAGCGTCCGAAACGGAATGCGAATCTCGGCCGTCCAGCCGTCCTCATGGCGACGCGTCTCGACGGTCCAGATGCCGTCCCACGACTTGTTGAGGCTAGAGCCCTGGCCGGAGGAGAGCAGGCCGTCGCCCCGCAGGCCCAGCGGATTCGTTTCGAAGAAGTAGGCGTTGCGGCCGTCGTTATAGGGATCGAGGGTCCACATGAGCCGGTCGTCGGAGCCCAGCGAGGCGTCCCGACGCAACTGGTAGGCTCGAATCGCGTCCGGGTCGCTGTAGAAGAGGGTAACCCCGAGGTAGAGGGCCGTTTCTCCGTAGAGGACCCGGATCGCTGTCCGTTCCGATGGGGGACCGCCCTCCACCGGTTCCTGCTGGGTGAAGGCCGTGCTCTTCGGCGCTTGGTCCCAGACCTCTTCGTCGAGATGCCCGTCTAGCTGGATTGGGGCCGCGCCCTCGACGGCGTGAGCGCGGAGGGATTCGGAGGAGGTGGGTTGGGCGGCGAGAGGCAGAGGGGCAGCCCCGAGAGTCAAAAGGGCCAAAGCAACGACCGGAATCAAACGAGAACGCATCGGCACAGAACGCGCATCGTGAAGGGGAGAACGAGGCCCAGGTGGGAAGAGGGAGGATTACCATACTATTACCTCGCGCGAAAACAGTGCCGCCGTGCACCCCGAGGGGGGAGTGCTTCACAGACAAAGAATGTTGCTTAGAATAAGTCTATGAAGCGGCCAGCAACCAATATGCGATGTACAATCATCGCTGCGCCTTATGTCGATGTCTGCACTCTCTGTAGGATTACGAAATAGCCGCAGTACGACGCTGCTTTCTTCGCATGTCTCCGTTCCTTCTCGTGAGGATGT is part of the Salinibacter sp. 10B genome and encodes:
- a CDS encoding carbohydrate binding family 9 domain-containing protein; translated protein: MRSRLIPVVALALLTLGAAPLPLAAQPTSSESLRAHAVEGAAPIQLDGHLDEEVWDQAPKSTAFTQQEPVEGGPPSERTAIRVLYGETALYLGVTLFYSDPDAIRAYQLRRDASLGSDDRLMWTLDPYNDGRNAYFFETNPLGLRGDGLLSSGQGSSLNKSWDGIWTVETRRHEDGWTAEIRIPFRTLQFDPTQTTWGFNVQRTLRVENEEILWAGHERDEGIFRPQHMGTLRNVGAESSGVGLDVTPFGLAKGSRSWTDSGRSTDGTADVGGDLSYAFTPSLRTALTVNTDFAEVEVDQRRVNLTRFPLRFPEKRDFFLEGSSVFDFAPRSAQYPFFSRRIGLVDGSPVPILAGARMNGRMGRYNVGLFQVRTRSTDNVVSDTTSWPREDFTVARAVRNVGSESQVGVLYTRRATEAEGERFARLDNRHTLGADMELSTSSLFGNQNFQFQAFFVWHNAPLKSDTSSWGHRTTRGLRLNYPNQPWFGHMSYREFGNAYDPAVGFVRRRSFRRLQPTIGYNPVFETNAVVREIQFVADFEYLTDLALEPQTVNFTLTPLELFFTTGDRVEVEVERNFERLNESFDILRDGSILLPTGTYPTWGMETEAETAAYRTVSGEAEFGYGGFWSGTRTRLSLGTTVRPLPGLNASVNWAHRRVNLAEGDFRTHLLRFEGNVDLTPNLAITSQLQYDNLSDRLGLFARLRWILEPGSDLYLVYTHNWRSIDGHLSPRSAETAAKLTYTIRL